A genomic stretch from Mya arenaria isolate MELC-2E11 chromosome 10, ASM2691426v1 includes:
- the LOC128205899 gene encoding uncharacterized protein LOC128205899 isoform X1: MAEQQRALERETGDFVEVLENEAEVTIDRIQDVGSIVKDELERKASVLGDVLQFETDVGVHAIQDAEDKALQNIKGLNEDEQTSFKSDLKEALIMYHRKTTAHYCLVLYFTELKKGLIVYHGTNNCSLPLGPCLDLEDSGLEDLYLWPNISRVILQSIHKDKTSIEQTTEPLSNLEQLFSSKGIIFLTADAGVGKTSFCKFLVLSWCKIQEGTTDLKSTVSGTQNVSSIIEYLKEFTNLFYVNLRENQCAKLEDIIFSHTESVDTKLTRDNKAFDNILSKENGLFILDGLDECKIPLIMSMPVNRKYTVLITSRPWKLANISMQKKIYTCTN, encoded by the exons ATGGCTGAACAGCAACGTGCGTTAGAGAGAGAAACTGGGGATTTCGTCGAAGTGCTTGAAAATGAAGCTGAAGTTACCATCGACCGTATACAAGATGTTGGAAGTATAGTTAAAGATGAATTAGAGAGGAAAGCGTCGGTCCTTGGTGACGTGCTCCAGTTCGAGACAGATGTAGGCGTCCATGCTATACAAGATGCTGAAGACAAAGCCCTCCAGAACATAAAAGGGTTGAATGAAGATGAACAGACCTCGTTTAAATCAG atctgaaggaggctcttatcatgtatcaccggaaaacaactgcacaCTATTGCTTGGTCCTTTATTTTACAGAGTTGAAGAAAGGTCTCATCGTATATCATGGCACAAATAACTGCTCGCTACCGCTTGGTCCTTGCTTAGATCTGGAAGATTCAGGACTTGAGGACCTCTATTTATGGCCAAACATTAGTAGGGTTATTCTTCAGTCGATTCATAAAGACAAGACATCAATAGAACAGACTACAGAACCTCTTTCGAATTTGGAACAGTTGTTCAGTTCGAAAGGTATCATATTTCTCACCGCAGACGCTGGTGTTGGAAAGACAtcattttgtaagtttttagTTTTATCGTGGTGTAAGATTCAAGAGGGAACGACCGATCTGAAATCAACGGTTAGTGGCACCCAAAACGTTTCTAGCATTATTGAGTATTTGAAGGAATTTACTAATTTGTTTTACGTCAATTTACGTGAAAACCAATGCGCTAAATTAGAGGATATCATTTTCTCGCATACGGAATCTGTTGACACAAAGTTAACGCGGGATAATAAAGCCTTTGATAATATATTGTCGAAAGAAAACGGTTTGTTCATTTTAGACGGCTTAGATGAATGTAAAATTCCCTTGATAATGTCTATGCCTGTAAATAGAAAGTATACTGTTCTCATTACATCACGTCCTTGGAAACTTGCAAACATAagtatgcaaaaaaaaatatacacatgcacAAATTGA
- the LOC128205899 gene encoding uncharacterized protein LOC128205899 isoform X2: MAEQQRALERETGDFVEVLENEAEVTIDRIQDVGSIVKDELERKASVLGDVLQFETDVGVHAIQDAEDKALQNIKGLNEDEQTSFKSELKKGLIVYHGTNNCSLPLGPCLDLEDSGLEDLYLWPNISRVILQSIHKDKTSIEQTTEPLSNLEQLFSSKGIIFLTADAGVGKTSFCKFLVLSWCKIQEGTTDLKSTVSGTQNVSSIIEYLKEFTNLFYVNLRENQCAKLEDIIFSHTESVDTKLTRDNKAFDNILSKENGLFILDGLDECKIPLIMSMPVNRKYTVLITSRPWKLANISMQKKIYTCTN, encoded by the exons ATGGCTGAACAGCAACGTGCGTTAGAGAGAGAAACTGGGGATTTCGTCGAAGTGCTTGAAAATGAAGCTGAAGTTACCATCGACCGTATACAAGATGTTGGAAGTATAGTTAAAGATGAATTAGAGAGGAAAGCGTCGGTCCTTGGTGACGTGCTCCAGTTCGAGACAGATGTAGGCGTCCATGCTATACAAGATGCTGAAGACAAAGCCCTCCAGAACATAAAAGGGTTGAATGAAGATGAACAGACCTCGTTTAAATCAG AGTTGAAGAAAGGTCTCATCGTATATCATGGCACAAATAACTGCTCGCTACCGCTTGGTCCTTGCTTAGATCTGGAAGATTCAGGACTTGAGGACCTCTATTTATGGCCAAACATTAGTAGGGTTATTCTTCAGTCGATTCATAAAGACAAGACATCAATAGAACAGACTACAGAACCTCTTTCGAATTTGGAACAGTTGTTCAGTTCGAAAGGTATCATATTTCTCACCGCAGACGCTGGTGTTGGAAAGACAtcattttgtaagtttttagTTTTATCGTGGTGTAAGATTCAAGAGGGAACGACCGATCTGAAATCAACGGTTAGTGGCACCCAAAACGTTTCTAGCATTATTGAGTATTTGAAGGAATTTACTAATTTGTTTTACGTCAATTTACGTGAAAACCAATGCGCTAAATTAGAGGATATCATTTTCTCGCATACGGAATCTGTTGACACAAAGTTAACGCGGGATAATAAAGCCTTTGATAATATATTGTCGAAAGAAAACGGTTTGTTCATTTTAGACGGCTTAGATGAATGTAAAATTCCCTTGATAATGTCTATGCCTGTAAATAGAAAGTATACTGTTCTCATTACATCACGTCCTTGGAAACTTGCAAACATAagtatgcaaaaaaaaatatacacatgcacAAATTGA